From the genome of Solanum pennellii chromosome 6, SPENNV200:
TACACGTGGTCAATTATAATTCGGCAACGtcattaatctttttttaaaaaataaaaaaattaattcaatttttatttaaaattcaattttattaaaaaaatcaatttttttcctgaattataattttttaattaaaaaaattaataatatgacTGAATTATAGCTAAACTTTTAACTGATAACATAAATgaacattttataaaaatttaataatatatttgaaccTTTCCCATANNNNNNNNNNNNNNNNNNNNNNNNNNNNNNNNNNNNNNNNNNNNNNNNNNNNNNNNNNNNNNNNNNNNNNNNNNNNNNNNNNNNNNNNNNNNNNNNNNNNNNNNNNNNNNNNNNNNNNNNNNNNNNNNNNNNNNNNNNNNNNNNNNNNNNNNNNNNNNNNNNNNNNNNNNNNNNNNNNNNNNNNNNNNNNNNNNNNNNNNNNNNNNNNNNNNNNNNNNNNNNNNNNNNNNNNNNNNNNNNNNNNNNNNNNNNNNNNNNNNNNNNNNNNNNNNNNNNNNNNNNNNNNNNNNNNNNNNNNNNNNNNNNNNNNNNNNNNNNNNNNNNNNNNNNNNNNNNNNNNNNNNNNNNNNNNNNNNNNNNNNNNNNNNNNNNNNNNNNNNNNNNNNNNNNNNNNNNNNNNNNNNNNNNNNNNNNNNNNNNNNtatatatatatatatatatatactacgaATAATCAATGACAACTGGTACATTGTTAAGTAAGGAAAAGTACAGCATGTGTGGTAGGCACTCACTATTCAGTGATTTTAATTTCGacacatattatatatttttctaatagaattttaagaattaaaatCATAACACATTTAAGACAATGCATATctattttctcctcttttgtcATTTCCTCATTGGCTTATGGCCTTAATAAAATATCTCCATTGTCTTATCCAAATGCTGATGTATGGCACAGCTGAATTTCTTAGTACAGATCCCACTGCagagaaaaaatagaaataaacaatATTAATTATCACAATTAATGAATTGAAATTGTGAAATTATTATACCTAAAACAGTTAAGCAACTCTCACCCACCCTattatttaattccttttagatactaattttgaaaactaaatatcttttttttttgttcatttaatAAGATCAAATTTGATAGGTGCAAGTTTTTTTTGTACAATTTAGAGGTGGGTTcataatgaatagagtgttttaGTGTGTGGTACCTTTCTTATGAGTTATGACCAACAAAAGATTAATTACAAGTTGGATTTGGTCCAATTTCCTCCCTGTTCCCTTGTCTCAACTTGAACTTAAAGTTCTAATTTTCTAATAGACCATCTCTACTAATTTTACAAATATCgagtaacttaaaataaaaaaaattattaattttatgtctACTGGAATTTGAATACGGATTTAATTGATCATTAAGCTACTATATTGTTGAGTGTTGACTCGGTTTACTTGCCTTGATTAACTAGTAGCTTTTTTTTTCAACTAGCTAGGTGAATCTCACAGATCCAATCATCCCCCTCTCCATGCCCCGAGGATCGATGGAGAGAGCATATGCGATCCAAAATTTAAACTCAGTGAATTTACTACACCCACCACTGATACAGAGAGACTCACATGAACTAACTAGTAGTTAGGTATATaccaatataaatatatatatatcctagGAACTTAGTTGGAACAATATTGTTATAGTTAAGACTATGGTTACATATGACATGTTTCTTGCTGCCTTTCTATGACAATATCATGCCATAATTCTTAGCAATAGACTAAAAGTAAAAGTAGAACAATGACTACTAAGagattcaaataaaaaagaaagaggtaAAAGGGCCTACATGAATGTGGTTATCATTAAAGATCTAAATAAAGATAACATCCAATCTGTTTGAACCTACCTGGCAATCTCACTTTGATTGCCTTATGCTAAGGGAAGAAAACTCACCTAACTCAAACATGTGTGTATGATTCCCTTAACATGTCTCTCAAAAATtgcacttcttttttttttcttggaaaatttttttttaatctttgtaGGCTAATTGGACAAAGAAAATGATTGAACTAAAACTCATTTGTCTACTCTACACAGCGCAAATcaaaattagtcaaataaataacacagaaagaaaaacacaagtacaTACAATCTTCCAAATCTAGCAATCTATTAGTACAATAAAATGTCAAGAGACAGAAAAGTTCAATATACAATTTCAAATCTATCAAAgatcaaacatttttttttcaagatgaaaataaagaaaaaaaaagcaagaaCCTTTTCATTATTATGTGGTCTTAGAAGCATAGATCAACAATGagaattcaattttttcttgatCTTTGATGAGGAATTTGTCTTTATCATCTAGCCACAATCTACTATCCATTCCACTTCTTGTCCTAAACATAAATAATGCAATACCAGAAGCTGGATTAAAGAACCAATCATGAACATTCCACATTAGATCAATAAGCAATCCATCcaaaaaaatactctgatttccCCTGAAGTTCCATTGCAATCTTTTAACTCTAATCACCATCTTCTTATCAATATAAACTGACAAAACAGGATGTTTTAATCCATCATTTTCGCCGTTGCAACGAATCAAAACATCATGTAGGTTACCATTATCACAAAACTGAGCCTTAGTTGAATAAATTGTATTACCAGAAAAATGTTCTTGTCTTGATACCAATGAAAATTTAGCCATTGGAATTCCATTTTTCAACTTCCTTAATGATGCTTCTTCAGCCATATCACCAAGAATAACTCCAAGTTGTGAATCAACTATGATCAATACATAATATCCATCAATTGGCTCAGGACCACTACTTAAGTACCTAGCTCCACACAAATCCCAAATGATTTCAACCTTAAAATTATCCAAAACCATTGATTTACTCCCCTTCTTCTTCCTAAAAAGACGCGTATTCGTGTTGAGTTTGAATACATTTGGATGATCATCACCAAAGTGTACACTTAAGCCTTGTGTTACATTTGTTTTGCACCATGAAATTGTGATCAAGacatgttttttatttgataaattgacTTTGTACAAACAATTCACAGTGTTTTGTACTGAAGGAATTATAGAAGGAGGGATACAAGCAGAGTTTGAGTAACTAGAACAAGAAGTATTATCAGAAACTTGAACAGCATATTCATTGAAACAAGAAGCAAAATctctcattttcttttgttacaagaagaagaaaagggatCTGAAGGGAAAAAAATGAGGAGTTATggctattttattttatttataatatatatatatatatatagaaagaaataaaatagagaTTTGGAAGGA
Proteins encoded in this window:
- the LOC107021703 gene encoding uncharacterized protein LOC107021703, encoding MRDFASCFNEYAVQVSDNTSCSSYSNSACIPPSIIPSVQNTVNCLYKVNLSNKKHVLITISWCKTNVTQGLSVHFGDDHPNVFKLNTNTRLFRKKKGSKSMVLDNFKVEIIWDLCGARYLSSGPEPIDGYYVLIIVDSQLGVILGDMAEEASLRKLKNGIPMAKFSLVSRQEHFSGNTIYSTKAQFCDNGNLHDVLIRCNGENDGLKHPVLSVYIDKKMVIRVKRLQWNFRGNQSIFLDGLLIDLMWNVHDWFFNPASGIALFMFRTRSGMDSRLWLDDKDKFLIKDQEKIEFSLLIYASKTT